The Plasmodium vivax scf_4197 genomic scaffold, whole genome shotgun sequence DNA window TGGGTATATAGTAGGTTATTTGATATTTTGAAATCTAAAGGTGAAACTTATATTTACCGAGTTTATGCAAAATTTCAATCAATATGGTATGGTTTTATTGATGATAATCTAAAAAAtactaataataaaaaatgtagaccTATTTCTGACCTTGCTGTTTATGATGACTGGAGAGATAGAAAAGAACTATATGAATATTGTGTTGATTATTATACCTTTAGTCAAACTCTTGCAGGTTTTCCAGATAGATGCAAAGAATTCTATAAGTACGTAGAGAGCAAAAAAGCACTTTACGCAAAGTTTAAAAATCTTTGTTCttcagataaaaaaaaagggtgcccagaattttatgcaaaatgtgaaaaatacgATCCAGAAAAAGTACTCCCACGTCTTGATTGTTACCATGAAATAAAGCAAGAAAGGGATGCCGCTGCGCTTAGTATTCCACAATTAAGAGACGAACATTCAGTTAATGAACCCAACTCAGAAGGGACAGACGCTGGTATGAAGCCTTTCGATGATCCCAATTTAAGTGGAAATCCTCACACTGTGACAAAGCTTGGCAATGTTTTTCTTGGAGTAGTTGCAACTACTATGACATCTGGAGCTTTATATagagtaaatataaattcattGATATAAATCAACCGCATAACTTAATATCTTTCATTACATCcccataaataatatataaatatattacatattttttataacatttttttatatacaagtTTACACCCTTAGGAGGCATGATA harbors:
- a CDS encoding variable surface protein Vir14, truncated, putative (encoded by transcript PVX_030190A) — its product is NSQHVYNQLNGLRGFNAYIHKCETLNSVHKSNNVKKICARLLQYLDNYTKSINENDEYDICMLLSFWVYSRLFDILKSKGETYIYRVYAKFQSIWYGFIDDNLKNTNNKKCRPISDLAVYDDWRDRKELYEYCVDYYTFSQTLAGFPDRCKEFYKYVESKKALYAKFKNLCSSDKKKGCPEFYAKCEKYDPEKVLPRLDCYHEIKQERDAAALSIPQLRDEHSVNEPNSEGTDAGMKPFDDPNLSGNPHTVTKLGNVFLGVVATTMTSGALYRFTPLGGMIRNGLGWNTNNMRNFNGGDIRLYDYAAEPFNPYPGEEHYIGYHPA